Below is a window of Phyllopteryx taeniolatus isolate TA_2022b chromosome 16, UOR_Ptae_1.2, whole genome shotgun sequence DNA.
AGTTTGGTAAGTACAAAGGCAAAGACATCCCTAAGCTCTCAGATGTGTAACTGGATGGCAGATTTTGCATTTGCCGTTTATGTGACTGCACTGCTGAATGAACAGAACACTAAACTGCAAGGCAAGGCAAGGGCCTTTTTGTTCATGAAATGTATAGCCTTGAAGCCTTGCATGAGAAAGTTGCAGTTTCTTTCATGTCAATTACAGGACAATACTCTCACTCACATGCAAACCCTGAAAGAAGTCAAACTATCAGCTATCACCTCAGCAGGTTCTCATGCAGCTTAAGAGAACTGCATGTTGAGTTCAAGATTTGATGAGTTCAAAAAAGTTGAAGGTGAAATTCACCTGGTTTCCTCTCCCATTGCTGCAGTGTGGAAAATGCACCCAGTGATGTTCAGCTAGAACTCATTGACCTGCAGTCTAATGCAGTACTGGGTGATCAGTTTATGTCAGCATCACTGCTGGAGTACTACTCCTCCCTCAAGGAGGGGAACTTTCCAAAGCTGAGGAAACATGCTCAGAAgatgtttgttatttttggatCTACCTACATATGTGAACAAACATTCTCACTGATGTTTAACAAAGTTAGGTACAGATACTGATCGAATGATCATATGTCCGCTGTGCTTCGCATCTCAACCTCAAATATTCAACCtgacattgatgcacttgttTAAAGCGCAACCGAGACTAGATTTTTCTCACTGAACAGGAAAACACTAAAATATGGAAACATAGGCATGTAAAGGCATGATCAGAACCAGTGAAGTGGGACACTTTTCACTTTACTTTTGAAGTAAAGtgaagtgtttgttttgttgtttgacaaTCATAATGTCACATATATTGTTCATTGTTTAGAGCACAAGGACAATGTAAATTTTATAAAGCAAAGAAACTCAAAATGTGTTTATCACAAAAGAAGTTAtaaatgtttcacattttgtttacCATTTGGTAAATTGTattgaataattttttattttttttataagacAACCTCAGTTTCTCACTACATAACAGCACATAGTACAATGGCATTTACTACATCAAATTAACACTATGCAGAATTGACTTAAAATCTTTGGCCCGGCCCTCCACAATATTGTCCGCTTCTCATTTGCCCCCCTGGGAAAAATaattgcccacccctgctctagtaCTTTGGTGCATTCTGCACAGTGTACAGATGTTGCCTTTGACATTTATTCTACGACAGTATGTTACCTGTGGTCTTGATGGGATCTGCAGCTCTTGCCTTCTTCCATTTTGGCAGACAAAGCGGTGTTAAGATACCGAAGGTCAAAAATCATCTGCAATGCTCTGTTCTGAGTCATTGGAAATGCACCTTCctgaaagcagacacacactTAATTATGAATGACTGAATTATGATTCTTATTCCAGCGTCATCATTTTGAGAACTTTGTGGCAATGTTACCCTGGGTGCTCGCTGAGTGAGACTGTGGTAATGCTGCAAGGCTTGATCCAAACAGGCTTGCAGAAGCTCCTGCAGGGTGGGTTGTGGTACAGCATGACCACCCACCTTGTTCACTTCAACACACAGCTGGAAAAGCAGTGACTGGACAAACAAAGATGGCTGCAAAAGGTATAAAGCTTCCTGTGAGAACttccattgacttgaaaaaggATCTAAGACTGCAAACACATATActatagttctggacttaaaacgatgtctgcagaaaaaaaataaaaaataaatcaacaattttaggcattttctgatgacatatttgattttttttttttttttttttttaaatcagattttgGTCTGTCCATTTCAGTCAAAAGCTGTGTGTGCCTGCTGACGTGAGCGACAGAAAACCAAGCACATTTTCTTATCCCAGAATGTGATCTTGTTTTCGTCACAAATCCATACTATTGGTTTGTCCCCACTTGGActattatttttacacaattttaaccaatttaaagtggtaAAAATAGCTTGACTTGAATTGAAATGTCTGAGAAGTGTAAAACGCCGCCTATTTCCTCGTTTTGAGGAAGCAAGTTATGTAGCGTAATTGTTGACAAATTAATtagacaataatgagtgaaaatagtgaggttagatacatttgagtaggcttgttttgctAAAAATCGATCACTGCGATGCTTCGTTTCAGAAAGAAGGAAGCCGCATGAGTTAAGTGGGTCCagagggaatttttttttttataaatgtatgccgccatctcgaggttatgaaaagctgtacactttaattccaatatgccaccgccaactagaggttatgagaaaggtgtacactttcattctaatatgccacggccatctagaggttatgaaaaaagtgtagcctacatttTGGGCCGAAgattcaccttccaaaaagatAATGACctgaagcacacagctaaaataacagagtggcttcagaacaactctgtgactgttctggaatggcccagccagagccctgacttaaacccaattgagcatctctggagagacgtTAAAACGGCTGTCCACCAactttcaccatccaacctgacaaaacCGGAGAgtatctgcaaggaggaatggcagataaTCCCCAgatccaggtgtggaaaaacttgttgcatcattcccaaaaagacttatggctgtattagctcaaaagggtgtttctactaaatactgagccaagggtctgaatacttatgtctgtgtgatagctcactttttcttttttaataacaaagagtgaaaatttcaatttattatcatttactgaaaagcagccccacaccatcatgttcccaccgccgaacttcactgttggtatggtgtttttagggtgatgtgcaatACCactttaactggcttgtccaaatgttgtacagcaaactttaaacgagctttgacatgcattttttttttcagcaatggggtcttgcatggtgagcAAGCATAAAGGTCATGGCGGCAGAGTGCATTATTCACAGTTTTCCttttgacaacagtacctgctaaatCCAGCTCAGGTGGCCCTttgctcttggacaactcttctgattattctttgcactcctctgtcagaaatcttgcaaggagcacctgatcgaggcaaatttatggtggcatGATTGAGTTTCCACTTaagtattatggccccaactgtgctcactcGAACGTTCAGTTGCATTGATTTTacgtgttgtcttggctttccatgcctttctgcacttccctttcttcatgtaGCCAATCCTTTTTCCcggtgtcatttcacatttttacacaacttaatttctgatcttatttgttctactttctttgtatgtatggattacttgtgtTGTTCCCAATACCTGCTAAAACTTTTAGGTCAATAGCACCATTGGGAACCTTTGGCactattgctgaaaaaaaatcatgtcaaaGTTCGTTTAAAGTTCGCTGAACAACATTTTAACAAGCCAGTTAAacactgggagaatatagtctggtctgattagagcaaaattgaagtctttcgatgccataatgcacaccacatttggaggagaaatggcactgcctgtcaccctaaaaacaccagtaAAGTTCAAAAGTGAGAACATGATGATGTGgagctgcttttcagcaaatggtactggtaaaattcacattattgaaggaaggatgaatgtgCCAATCTACCCAGACATTCTTGACCAAAATCCATCTACGAggaggatgaaaatgaaactagGGGGGACATTTCATtgggataatgatccaaaacatactgccaaggaaactttcaattggtttcaaagaaaaaaataaagctgctagaatggcccagcgaTTCACCAGACTTGAATCCTATCAAAGATTTATGGAAAGAACTTAAActaaggtccataaaagaagcccacagaaccttcaagatttgaagactgcttgtgtggaggaattggccaaaatcacaccagcgcaatgcatgagactagtttcgccatacaggaggtgtcttgaacctgtctttgcaaacaaaggcttttgtacaaagtattaaaataccagttggcgtgttcaatactttttccctgtgttatttcacattattagacaacttaatttctgagcttacttgggttgttcccaacatctggtgaaattttcatgtcaagagcacctttggaaatatatttagtgagaaaaattgtgtcgtgttaaatgcttatttcagctGTGTATATGCACGTATAGTAagtgctcccagtgggaacttcccagAAGACGAAAAATGACTCATGCCTTTCTATTTAAAGCGACATTCGTTCCAAATGTTATCTTGCTTTATCAGTCTTTTTCTGATCTCTCTGTCTTTTAGTCAAATTCCACGCTAAAGTCTGTCTCTCTTTCCTGCTACATTTCTCCTCATTTCTCCTGCGTACTGTCAGTGATTGTGGCGATTATGGTCTGAGATgaagatttgattggctgaaggaGTGGCTGAACttgcatgtgattggtcggtaTGGTTCGTCACTACCGTAAAGCCTGAAATGTTGCGCGGCTGGAAATATAAGCACCCTGTAAATCCTGAATcataacctctcttttttggctatggtgtgggtccATATGGGACTGCTTCTGTGGCCGGACCCAGACGCCGGTCCGATATTTCGTGACCTCTGCTATAGGTCCTTTCATTGTTTTCAATGGATTTCAAATTAATTGAAAGCAAACTGAATGGCCAACCTGGACAGGAAGACGAATTTTGGATATAACACTGCTCCCCGACTCGGCCTCTTCTTGGATCTCAAGTTCTTCCCAGTTTGTTGCATTTGTCAAGATGGCACCAGCAGAATCTGCATGAAGAGCTGTTCCAAACTCCTCCAGCAACCTCTGAAATGTCACAGGATAGCATTCAAATCCCAATTTcacaatttcacacacacaacattgacaAGCTATGAAAAGTTTAAAAATTCTCAACTATAAAAGTTAAAACAAAGATTTTCTTCAGCTTATGTGACAATGTAGTCACAACAATAGTAATTTGGTTGACATGGTAATTTggtgaacatgaccctgtcccagcttttttggaacgagccataaaattctaagttcatgattatttgctaaaagaaataaagtttagcagtttgaccattaaatatcttgtctttgtattgtattgaattaaatataggttgaatatgatttgcaaatcattgtattatgtttttatttatgtttaacacaacgtcccaacttcattggaattggagttgtaattGAGGTAGAGCTAGATATGCAAAAATCACATCGATCtgtaaaatataattgttttatatGGGCTGACCTTTGAGAGAGCGGAGCTCCAGATGCGATAGGCCTCCATACTGCACTTGTGAAGCTCCTCCTTCAGTTCTGCCCACTTGGCCTGAGCAGCACTGACCTGTGTGGCCACCTTTGCTCTGCCCAACTTCTTGCTTTGCCTCGGGGTGACTTTGGCCATGGCCTCGCACTCTCGCTGTTGTCCCAAAATGCAGTGTTTCAGATTGGGACACAGTTCCCCCATGGACTGACACAGCCTTGCCATGAAAAGGACGGAACTCAGGCTGGCTGGGCTGGGATCTGGTGAAGTTGTAGCTAATTCGGAACGGATGGCAGAGAGAATGTGGTGAACGCAGGCTAGGGAGCCTTCTCGTAAAGACTCCTCCACGGCCGGCGTGTCTGTGAAGCGGTTGAAGGAGGATGCTGATGAACCTTCAGTAGGTCCTAATGATGGCATTGAAACTGATATGGAGTCAGAGCCTATAGAGAACAAAGTGAAGAATAAAGCGCGACAATGGTCACTGTGGATGGGAATACAAAGGAGAAATTATATGCTTGTCCCGAGACTTGGTTGCAACGGGATGGgacatttttgcaaaatttctacaaaaatgtattgattatCCGATTATCAAATGTTGTCGTAAGTCATATCAGAAATTTCTTaacaacaatgatttgcaatttcaacagtattatgaatccGTTTTTCATTTACATGTGCAATTTAGAGATTAAAGTGGCTCTATACACAGTGGataaggaaagtattcagacccccttagatttttaactctttgttatattgcagccatttgctaaaatcatttgttaatttttttcctcattaatgtacacacagcaccccatattgacagaaaaataacagACTTGttgaatttttgcagatttattaaaacacaaaaactgaaatatcgcacagccataagtattcataccctttgGTCAGTATTACAACGATGaggctttttgggaatgatgcaacacgtttttcacacctggatttggggatcctctgccattcttctttgcagatcctctccagttctgtcaggttggatggtgaacgttggtggacagccattttaaagtctctccagagatgctcaattgggtttaagtcagggctctggctgggccattcaagtcatggagttgttctgaagccactccgttattttagctgtgtgcttagggtcattgtcttgttggaaggtgaaccttcggcccagtctgaggtcctgagcactccggagaaggttttcgtccaggatatccctgtacttggccgcattcatctttccttcaattgcaaccagtcgtcctgtccctgcagctgaaaaacacccccacagcatgatgctgccaccgccatgcttcaatgttgggactgtattggatagcagtgcctggttttctccacatataACGCTTAGatttaaggccaaaaagttctatcttggtctcatcagaccagagaatcttatttctcaccatcttggagtttttcgggtgtttttttttttttttttttttttttttttaatttcgcaaactccatgcaggctttcatgtgtcttgcactgagcagaggcttccatcgggccacgctgtcataaagccccgactggtggagggctgcaggttcactttctagaactttctcccatcccgactgcatctctggagctcagccacagtgatctttgggttgttCTTTACCGCTCTCACCAAGGCGCTTCTccaccgattgctcagtttggctggacggccagctctaggaagggttctggtcgtcccaaacgtcttccatttaaggattatggaggccactgtgctcttaggaaccttaagtgcagcaggaaaatatttgtaaccttggctagatctgtgccttgccacagttctgtctctgagctcttcaggcaattcctttgacctcatgattctcatttgctctgacatgcactgtgagctgtaaggtctgatatagacaggtgtgtggttttcctaatcaagtccaatcagtataatcaaacacagctggactctaaTGAAGGTGATCAACGATGATCAGAATAATTGGACTACACCGAGTTAAATACATGAGTGTcccagcaaagggtctgaatacttatggctatgtgatatttcagtttttctttttgataaatctgcaaaaatttcaactattccgttttttttcctgtcaatatggcttgctgtgtgtacattaatgagggaaaaaaatgaaaaattattttagcaaatggctgcaatatcacaaagactgaaaaatttaagggtgtctgaatactttccgtacccactgtatgtaccgTTTATAAAACAACTCTGTTAAGCTCTATATTGACACACATTTCTTCATCCATCTGTAAATCTTGAcaactgactcatcacaccATACAAAATAAAGTGTAAACTATACAGAAAAAATCATGCGGTTATCTGCTTGCcttgtaaatgtacagtatacaaaaaaaatacattttgggcagtgcatgaaaacaaaaaggttcCATCAAACAAACCTATTTTGAATTGAAGCTGTTGACTGAAATTTTAAAGTATTCAGTGTCTTGaaatatttctacagaaagtattcatttTAACATAACTATTCTTCACAGTGCAAAGGTGGCCCCGCATTATATAAGTAGGCTTACTCTGCTTCTaaaacatttcatcttttatccttcacaagtgcatcaatatCAGGTGTCAAACCACGAGTAGcagccaatttcagaatgtcTTGTAAGTGGTCATTTAAGTCAGTGCGCCCTACAGTGGACAATATTGAAAGATACAAAATTTAATTTGTTGCAACCATGCTCTTATCTTGAAacatttccccattaaaatgaatggaaatgcaataatctgttccagtcccccaaaaacaccaccattttttaaaaaggacaagCAGCAGTATATTTCAAACGATagtcataaaaacataacagaAGAGAATGTGAAGCAATGTAAAACTTGAAgcctgtatatgtatatgtataaatatatgagCCAATGTGCTGCTTGTTAAGTGTGTGGAGCCTCCAGCCGCCATACAGCATTGAttctcgcaagtcaaagcaaaaactcagcCAATTGACGGTTCGTAGCTCGAAAAAGTCGTAAGTCCGGTTACttgtatctcgaggcaccactgtacttttattgaaaagtaTCAGTAAATGTGTTCTCTATCCCCACAGGCCGGAATGGACCGTTCAGTTCTGGCCCGTAGGACTTGACACTACTGCACTTGACCACCCTGCTGCCATGAAATGTGTAAAAACTATCATCTATAAATTTGATTTTTGACTACCGGTatgttttactttaatttttACAGAGATTACAACTACCGTATTTCCGGTGTACTCCAGTGAAATGCTTTCTGTGTATTTAATCCATTCCTAAGCATCAGTGGGCGGCACCCATTTGATGGAAGGATTGTATTGCGGCATGTGTGAGGTCTGCTTCTCTacgtggtgtgcaacacaaatagtcccctccaaaagcattggaacgacaaggtcaatttttttgtttttgttgtatactgaagacatttgggtttcagctcaaaagatgaatatgagacattagttcagaattccagctttcatttcatggtatttacatctaggtgtgttaaacaactcaggacagagcatcttttgtttgaagccacccacttttcaaatgagcggtattggaacagacatgattaaattaacttaaagtgaataacatttggcggctgactggttagagcgtcagcctcacagttctgaggacccgggttcaatccccggccccgcctgtgtggagtttgcatgttctccccgtgcctgcgtgggttttctccgggcactccggtttcctcccacatcccaaaaacatgcattaattggagactctaaattgcccgtaggtgtgaatgtgagtgcggatggttgtttgtttgtatgtgccctgcgattggctggcaaccagttcagggtgtaccccgcctcctgcccgatgacagctgggataggctccagcacgcccgcgaccctagtgaggagaagcggctcagaaaaatggatggatggatgtctcatattcatcttttgatctgaaacccaaacgtcttcagtatacaacaaaggAATAgatcttgccgttccaatatttttggaggggactgcatATACAGCAGAGTTAAATGTAATTTCGCCTTGCGGGATTatgtgtataaaaataaaaatgacaagtgtCTAAAATATAAAGACTGATTTTAAACCACACCAACCTGCATCCCGGGAAGGAAGGTAGTGCTGGAGGTCATCGAGCCGTGCTTTCAGCTTGGCGTCCATGGAAGAGCAAAAGTTTTGAACGCAAGGTGTCAGCGCCTGGGTCTTCATGGCTAGACCACTTCTTTGCGCTTGCTGCCTTCTCTGGGCCACAGTGACCCAACCTGCATCACCCAACAGGTCCCCTGGAGACTCTGACCACAAATAGGAAGACACGTCTTCTTCATACTGGGCCGCCCGGCTATTGGCGGTCTGTCCCTCAAAATCTCTCACAGCAGAGGTGAGGAGCTGCACCAAACTCATTGAGATGGTTTCAGTTTCTTCTTTGGTGATAGCCTTGTGGACCAGTAAAAGGGTAATGCAGattcaataaatacattcaatgcAATTAGACATTCAGCCATTTTGGTCTTTCATGAGACCAATTTCCTTTCTgatacttttattattattatgaactcTAACCTGTAAGCGCTGAAGGAAGAGCTGTTGCAGGAAGTCATCCCAGATGGTCAGGCGGCGCTCGAGCAGCCGCTGACACACTGTGTTCCAGTGCTGATTGATGGAGTCGGCGGAGAGGAGGTCCCAAACAGCGTCTCTAATGGCTGCCAGTCCTTTCAGGCTCTTCACATAGACCAGAAGGCTACCTACACCATGGCAGATGTCCTCCTTGCATCTGAAAGCAAGTGGTGTTAGGATGGCACAGATTACCAATCTAGATTTTTGCTAAACCTTCAGCACAGAAtgctcattgatttaaaataaataaatagaaccatagtgtcagctgaagacttGCACAAATCACTGGCACATGTCAACATCTCTGTTTAAAAATCTACCGTACATAAAACATTCGACAAGAATTgggttcatgggagaacacAAAGGAGGAACCTGCTGCcgtctgaaaaaaaacattgctgtttgaagtttgctgaagagcacttggatgttcAGCAGCACGACTGGCCATATATTCCgtgcatttgaattgaattgtttgAGAGGAACACACGatcatgtgtggaggaaaaatgacacagcacaccaacataaAAACCTTATACCAACTTTGAAGTATGGTGAAGGGAGCATCATGTTATGGGCGTGCTTGCTacttcagggcctggacagcttgctattATCAAGggaaaaatgaattcacaacTTTATCAGGAATTTTTGCAGAAGAACTGGAGGCCATCTTTCCAATAGTTGAAGCGCAACAGAGAACTGGTGTTGCAAAAGGACAAGAATCCAAAATACAGAAGCAAATCACCAACAGAATGACTTAAGAAAATGCGTTCTGCAGTGGCCCGGTCAAAGTCCTGACTTCAAACCGATTGAGTTGCTGTGGCATGAGCTGAAGAGAgttattcacaccagacatcccaggaatcttgctgaactaaaacagttttgtaaagaggaatggtccaaaattaaTCTGACCGTTGTGCATGTCTGacctgcaactacaggaaatgtttattAAATCAAAGCGTTCACTTAACTTTTTCGTCCGTCCATgctctataaaaatatgaaaacacgtACAGTGCCGTTAAGTATTGGCCCCTTCTcaatttcttatatttttgcatagttcccccactttaatgtttaggatcatcagacaaatgtaaatggacaaatataacccaagagAAATTATAACGCTATTTTTAcatggtgatttaatttattaaggaaaaaaaaaatattcatagttacctggccctgtgtgaaaaagtaatgtccCCCTAAATCTAATGactcctcagcagcaacaactgaaatcaggcgttttctataactggcaatgagtctttcacatcttcCTTGGAGGGTTTTCGGCATGAACAGTCTCTTTTAAAGGCCACGCCACTGGATTTCAATCAAATTCAAGTCTGTTTTTTTAAGCccttcagaagttgacttgttggtgtgtttcgggtcgttatcctgctgcagaacccatgTGCGCTTtggcttgaggtcacaaactgatggctgaacattctgaAAGATTTTCATGGTTTCAATCTCAGTAAGTTGCCCAGGTGCTGAagaagcaaagcagcccaagaccctcatactaccaccaccatgttcgactgttggtatgatgttctttttctgaaatgatgCAAGAtttaacgagacacacaccttccaaaaagctgaccgttcatctcgtcagtccgtATAATATTCCCCCAAAAGTCTTAGGAAtcattcagatattttttttgcaaaagtaagacgagcctttatgttctttttggtcagcagtggttgtcgccttggaactctgccatggatactatttttgcccagtctttgTAGACCGGCCAcacctgggaaggttcaccactgttccatgttttctccatgtcagGATAATGACTCTCCCTATTGTTCACTGGAATCCtgaagctttagaaatggcttttctCAACCCTTCCCTGTTGTCTCACTGTATcagaaacactaaccttgtgtctcattggtgggtaggtcaaggaatcaacattttatagaGCATtcggttccattcattactcgtttcattttagtttcatttttaGCGGTGTCAtgtgacattattttttgtaccaaaatgctgagttccggtgtggacccttcaaaataaaaggctacatgcttaaaacaggacgTCAAGTTAAAAGTTGCACATATAACCCATTtcacgtgataaaacagtcgcaaataactattttaacaatgctaaatttaacttttacctgaaacaataattaatgaatattaagtcaattgggttagttccttcacacattgcctttcagttcataggtttgataatgatactggttataaagaacccagagtcaaatgttcattttagtttatgctgcaggATGCTAAGAATATGGATGTTCCTAATTTGTACACcgtttatttaaaccatgcaaacttttctgacccagccccctaaaataatcggaatcgagaatcgtttgggatcagaatcactcaaattcaaacgatgcccagcACTACCCCTTCCAGACTGataaatgtcaattactttgtttctcgactgttctgtaatttctttggatcgtgtcattttgttgtctcTTTTTTTGATCTTTTGTCAGTCTTTGATTTTGTCGGAACGGATTCTGTTAAggtatttcttgattgaacaggtctggaacTAAtaaggcttgggtgtgatcattGAAAATTAACCATATATGAAAGTTCACTTGGTTTATATTtgcctgatatttacatttgtttgatgaccttaaacattaaaatgggaaaactatgcaaaaatataagaattcgAGAAGGGGGCCACGGCACTGTAATGGTTTGTGTGGTATGAGTGTCAGCAGACAAGAGTTTATTCCTGTGATTTAGGTgaacattttatgaccaatttatgcagaaatgtaagaaattccaatgggttcacatactttttcctcccactgtacatGTTGCTGTTTGTTGGCATAACAGTGAACTAAAATGCTCAACATAAATTAGTAAAGCCTCTTGAATAATGAATCTTAAAAATCTAGCCtttatttaacattaaatatatttgttcgGGAAGAAAATGAGTTTG
It encodes the following:
- the cog1 gene encoding conserved oligomeric Golgi complex subunit 1 isoform X3 — its product is MTADPASSLRMSEIEDPVVLFERYCTEDIRGIERKVRGEIEQKKEELRQMVGERYRDLIDAADTIGEMRQSSGSVVQSIQDMYQYCHRLKQAKALVNSPNPERQWQDKFYTMASQIKLLLEIPERIWSAMEASQYLQATRLYLLCCHLHSLLQVEAATGGHYSPALARFPILVRQVATTSHFRSTILLDSKSMLRGRAVSDQAIAEALLSTMLLEDSSPRQALADFLLARKASIHQLLNQPQHGAGIKAQVCSLVELLVTTLFQAYAVFYMHPEGGPRPGEATLSCGLLFSILEKVTSSAPAAKRKHVLQEDTSTGSWFKYLPSSVTEFQPTLRTLAQPIQREQLRDTLQQWIDTCKEDICHGVGSLLVYVKSLKGLAAIRDAVWDLLSADSINQHWNTVCQRLLERRLTIWDDFLQQLFLQRLQAITKEETETISMSLVQLLTSAVRDFEGQTANSRAAQYEEDVSSYLWSESPGDLLGDAGWVTVAQRRQQAQRSGLAMKTQALTPCVQNFCSSMDAKLKARLDDLQHYLPSRDAGSDSISVSMPSLGPTEGSSASSFNRFTDTPAVEESLREGSLACVHHILSAIRSELATTSPDPSPASLSSVLFMARLCQSMGELCPNLKHCILGQQRECEAMAKVTPRQSKKLGRAKVATQVSAAQAKWAELKEELHKCSMEAYRIWSSALSKRLLEEFGTALHADSAGAILTNATNWEELEIQEEAESGSSVISKIRLPVQPSLFVQSLLFQLCVEVNKVGGHAVPQPTLQELLQACLDQALQHYHSLTQRAPREGAFPMTQNRALQMIFDLRYLNTALSAKMEEGKSCRSHQDHRMQEVCDWLESHIDPFDLDVFTPPLNANLNRLSQRTSVLFGLVTGSEKQFASRSSSVNSQEPYNILPLSNSQIRFELLPLSMSNVRKSKLPNKCSSAPHQL